The following are encoded together in the Synchiropus splendidus isolate RoL2022-P1 chromosome 7, RoL_Sspl_1.0, whole genome shotgun sequence genome:
- the LOC128762951 gene encoding citron Rho-interacting kinase isoform X2 — protein sequence MVEQEISLVQRKMSDLESVLQQKDIELKASETQRTILEQDLATYITECSSLKRSLEQARMEVTQEDDKALQLLHDIREQSNKLQEIKEQEYHAQLEEMRVSIRQLEEDLSAARRRSDLYEAELKESRQNSEELKRKATDYQHRMQKAREQGKAEGEEQIGKLEKTNSEQLMKIQDLQEKLSKALKASAEATDHLQSMRVAKDRMERDLERLQNKEDSSDSLRRRLRETEDGRKTLENQVKRLEIVERRETKLKDELQSKGQQIQQMADKILELEENLRETQATAQRLETHLKQKEKLYEDKIKVLETQMKADMADKEMLESSQSKYEEEVRDKCSIISEQKATINAMDSKMNSLEQRISELSEANKLAANSSIYTQKNMMSFIWDRKAQEEMITELRQQKFYLESQAGKLEAQNAKLEEHLEKMSQQEQSNKSRVMELETRLREIGLEHEEQKLEIKRQVTELTLSLQERESQISNLQAARHALESQLQHAKTELEETTAEAEEEITVLRAHRDEIQRKFDALRDSCAVITDLEEQLTTLTQENAELNRQNFYLSKQLDEASDEREDRMQLSQDVDRLRHEVADREMHLNNQKQNLETLKTTCTMLEEQVLELETLNDELLEKERQWDAWRSTLEDEKNQAERRTREIQRMLDTEKQNRLRSEQRSSESRQAVEQAVKEHKTEIMALQQALKDQKLKAESLADTLNDLEKKHSMLEMNARSLQQKLESERDLKQRLLEEQEKLQQQMDAQKAHIFRLTQGLQDALDQTDLLKTERTDLEYQLENIQLHLQAVYSHEKVKMEGTITQQTKLIDFLQAQAHGGSKKKKGLFGRRREDLLAAMAAQAQGQSQGPVPPAPPLQSVPLQYSDMKAALDKERTRCTELEDALQKMRAELRSLREEALQYKDHGSSPNPASARQQMIMSAMVKSPEHQQAPTSLAPSNSGRRKEVATPEERRRVTFEKYSRRLKDSQRDRERERERVLLNTAHRFTVGLNMRAAKCTVCLDTVHFGRQAATCLECHALCHPKCSPCLPSTCGMSSDCSLHLSEGLCRDKGSQQLKEAGGHMHLEGWMKLPRNGKRGQGWERKYVVLDGTKVSIYEIEPREDGTKPVEEFDLCLSDGEVDVHGAVGATELPNTAKSDVPYVLKLETRCHAPCWPGQSIYFMAPSFPDKQRWVAVMETVVAGGRASREKAEADAAAVSKRLMLLSPMVQKLLGNSLLKLEGDDRLDINCTLPLTDQIVLVGSEEGLYALNVIKNSLTHIPGLGSVFQIHIIKEQEKLLLIVGDERALCLLEIKRVKQSLAQAHLPSQAELAPYIFETVKGCHLFAAGRIDNGPCICAAMPNKITILRYNDNLNKYCIRKEIETLEPCSCIHLTSYSIIIGTNKFYEIEMKQFVLEEFLDKNDVSLASAVFAASSHSFPIAIMQVSSSLQKDEFLLCFHEFGVFVDTYGRRSRTEDLKWSRLPLSFAFREPYLFVTYFNSLDVIEVQGHAALGVAVLAHLDIPNPRYLGPAISSGAIYLASSYQNKLRVICCKGSLVRESGELQRTGSSRGSPSKQRGPPTYTEHISKRLTSGPGSHDGLHREPSTPHRYREGRTEFRRDKSPARLLDREKSPGRVLDSRRERSPGRFADSSRLHAGSVRTQLAPVNKVWDQSSV from the exons GAGTATCATGCCCAGCTGGAGGAGATGCGAGTCTCAATCAGACAGTTGGAGGAAGACCTGTCGGCAGCCCGTCGCCGTAGCGACCTGTATGAAGCGGAACTGAAGGAATCTCGCCAGAACAGCGAGGAGCTGAAGAGAAAGGCAACAGACTACCAACACAGGATGCAGAAG GCAAGAGAGCAAGGCAAAGCTGAGGGAGAGGAGCAAATCGGCAAATTAGAGAAG ACCAACAGTGAGCAGCTGATGAAGATCCAGGATCTTCAGGAGAAGCTTTCAAAG GCCTTGAAGGCCAGCGCTGAAGCTACAGACCATCTTCAGAGCATGAGAGTGGCCAAAGATCGCATGGAGCGTGACCTGGAGAGACTCCAGAACAAAGAAGACTCTAGTGACAGTCTGAGGCGTCGCCTCCGTGAGACTGAG GACGGCAGGAAGACGCTGGAGAACCAGGTGAAACGACTGGAGATTGTTGAGCGTCGCGAGACGAAACTGAAAGACGAGCTCCAGAGCAAGGGCCAGCAAATACAGCAGATGGCAGATAAGATTCTG GAGCTTGAAGAAAATCTGCGTGAAACACAAGCCACAGCCCAGCGGCTGGAGACTCACTTGAAGCAGAAGGAGAAACTCTATGAAGACAAAATAAAG GTTCTTGAGACTCAGATGAAGGCAGACATGGCTGATAAGGAAATGCTAGAGTCCAGTCAGAGCAAATATGAGGAGGAGGTGCGGGACAAGTGCAGCATCATCAGTGAACAGAAGGCG ACAATAAATGCCATGGACTCCAAGATGAATAGTCTGGAGCAGAGAATATCAGAGCTGTCTGAGGCCAACAAGCTGGCTGCCAACAGCAGCATCTACACCCAAAAAAACAT GATGTCTTTCATATGGGACAGGAAAGCCCAGGAAGAGATGATCACAGAGCTCCGCCAGCAGAAGTTCTACTTAGAGTCTCAGGCCGGGAAGTTGGAGGCCCAAAATGCAAAGCTGGAGGAGCACTTAGAGAAGATGAGTCAGCAGGAGCAAAGCAACAAGAGCCGCGTGATGGAGTTGGAAACCAGGCTGAGAGAG ATCGGACTGGAGCACGAAGAGCAGAAGCTGGAGATCAAGCGACAGGTGACTGAGTTGACCCTGTCACTGCAGGAGCGCGAGTCCCAAATCAGTAACCTGCAGGCAGCCCGCCACGCTTTGGAGAGCCAGCTGCAGCACGCCAAGACCGAGCTAGAGGAAACCACTGCAGAGGCCGAGGAGGAGATCACTGTgctaaga GCGCACAGAGATGAGATCCAGCGCAAGTTTGATGCCTTGAGAGACAGCTGTGCG GTGATCAcagacctggaggagcagctgaccaCACTGACCCAGGAAAACGCTGAGCTGAACCGCCAGAACTTCTACCTGTCCAAGCAGCTTGATGAAGCTTCTGACGAAAGAGAAGACCGGATGCAGCTCAGCCAGGATGTGGACCGTCTGCGCCATGAGGTGGCCGACCGTGAGATGCATCTGAACAACCAGAAACAG aaCCTTGAGACCCTGAAGACCACATGCACAATGTTAGAGGAGCAAGTACTCGAGCTGGAGACGCTGAATGATGAGCTGCTAGAAAAGGAGAGACAGTGGGACGCGTGGAGGTCGACACTGGAAGATGAGAAGAACCAGGCTGAGAGGAGAACTCGGGAGATCCAGAGAATGTTGGACACTGAGAAGCAGAACAG ACTTCGTTCAGAGCAGCGCAGTTCAGAGTCTCGGCAGGCGGTGGAGCAGGCCGTGAAGGAGCACAAGACCGAGATCATGGCCCTGCAGCAGGCCCTCAAAGACCAGAAGCTCAAAGCTGAGAGCCTTGCAGATACA CTCAACgatcttgaaaagaaacactCCATGCTGGAGATGAACGCCCGGAGTTTGCAGCAGAAGCTTGAAAGTGAAAGAGATCTCAAACAGCGGTTGCTGGAGGAG CAAGAGAAGCTCCAGCAGCAGATGGACGCTCAGAAGGCCCACATCTTCCGCCTCACTCAGGGGCTGCAGGAcgctctggaccagactgaccTGCTAAAAACAGAACGAACTGATTTGGAGTATCAGCTAGAGAACATCCAG CTCCACCTGCAGGCCGTATACTCCCATGAGAAGGTGAAAATGGAAGGAACCATCACTCAGCAGACCAAACTCATTGACTTCCTGCAGGCCCAGGCCCACGGCGgctccaagaagaagaag GGTCTTTTTGGGCGGCGGCGTGAGGACCTGCTGGCTGCCATGGCTGCCCAGGCCCAGGGTCAGAGTCAGGGCCCTGTTCCACCAGCACCCCCTCTTCAGTCAGTACCCCTGCAGTACAGTGACATGAAGGCAGCGCTGGACAAAGAGCGAACACGATGCACTGAGCTCGAGGATGCTCTGCAGAAAATGAGAGCAGAGTTGAGATCTCTGCGAGAAGAAG CCCTGCAGTATAAGGATCATGGGAGCTCTCCTAACCCGGCATCAGCACGGCAGCAGATGATCATGTCTGCCATGGTGAAGTCGCCGGAACATCAGCAAGCCCCGACCAGCTTGGCGCCTTCCAACTCGGGTCGCAGGAAGGAGGTCGCAACACCAGAAG AGCGAAGGAGGGTCACATTTGAAA AGTACAGCCGCCGTTTGAAAGACAGTCAGCGCGACCGGGAGAGGGAGCGGGAGAGGGTTCTCCTCAACACCGCTCACCGCTTCACAGTGGGGCTCAACATGCGAGCTGCCAAGTGCACTGTGTGTTTGGACACCGTCCACTTTGGTCGGCAAGCTGCCACCTGCCTCG AGTGTCACGCTTTATGCCACCCGAAATGCTCGCCGTGCCTTCCATCGACTTGTGGCATGTCGAGCGACTGCTCCTTGCATCTGTCGGAGGGTTTGTGCCGGGACAAAGGGAGCCAGCAGCTGAAGGAAGCTGGGGGTCACATGCACCTGGAGGGCTGGATGAAGCTGCCCAG AAATGGGAAGCGTGGCCAGGGCTGGGAGAGGAAATATGTGGTTTTAGATGGCACAAAGGTTTCCATCTACGAGATCGAGCCACGAGAAG ATGGGACGAAGCCAGTGGAGGAGTTCGACTTGTGCTTGTCGGATGGAGAAGTGGACGTTCACGGAGCAGTGGGTGCTACTGAGCTACCAAACACAGCCAAGTCAG ATGTGCCATACGTCCTGAAGCTTGAGACGCGCTgccacgccccctgctggcctggACAGTCCATTTACTTCATGGCTCCCAGTTTCCCAGACAAGCAGCGCTGGGTGGCTGTGATGGAGACGGTGGTCGCCGGTGGGCGAGCTTCTCGAGAGAAGGCAGAGGCCGACGCT GCTGCTGTTTCCAAAAGACTAATGCTTCTGTCTCCTATGGTGCAG AAGCTCCTGGGAAACTCCCTGCTGAAGCTGGAGGGCGACGACCGACTGGACATCAACTGCACTCTGCCCCTGACTGACCAG ATCGTCCTGGTGGGCTCCGAGGAGGGTCTGTACGCGCTGAACGTCATCAAGAACTCCTTGACTCACATCCCCGGCCTGGGCTCGGTCTTCCAGATCCACATCATCAAAGAGCAGGAGAAACTTCTGCTGATTGTTG GGGACGAGAGGGCCTTGTGTCTGCTGGAGATAAAGCGAGTGAAGCAGTCTCTGGCTCAGGCCCACCTGCCCAGCCAGGCGGAGCTGGCCCCCTACATCTTTGAGACAGTAAAAGGCTGCCATCTGTTCGCGGCGGGCCGA ATAGACAACGGACCTTGCATCTGCGCTGCCATGCCCAACAAGATCACCATCCTGCGCTACAACGACAACCTCAACAAGTACTGCATTCGTAAG GAAATAGAAACTCTGGAGCCCTGCAGCTGCATCCACCTCACCAGCTACAGCATCATCATCGGCACCAACAAGTTCTACGAGATTGAGATGAAGCAGTTTGTGCTGGAAG AGTTCCTGGACAAGAACGACGTGTCTCTGGCCTCCGCGGTCTTCGCCGCCTCCTCCCACAGCTTCCCCATCGCCATCatgcaggtgtccagcagccTGCAGAAGGACGAGTTCCTGCTCTGCTTCCACG AGTTTGGAGTGTTCGTGGACACGTACGGACGCAGGAGTCGCACCGAGGACCTGAAGTGGAGCCGCCTGCCTTTGTCTTTTG CCTTCAGGGAACCGTACCTGTTTGTGACCTACTTCAACTCCCTGGACGTCATCGAGGTTCAGGGCCACGCCGCTCTGGG AGTGGCGGTTCTGGCCCACCTGGACATCCCCAACCCCCGATACCTGGGCCCGGCCATCTCCTCCGGCGCCATCTACCTGGCCTCATCCTACCAGAACAAACTGAGGGTGATTTGCTGCAAGGGCAGTCTGGTCCGAGAGTCCGGCGAGCTGCAGAGGACCGGCTCCAGCCGCGG GAGTCCCAGTAAGCAGAGGGGGCCACCGACCTACACCGAGCACATCTCCAAGCGACTCACCTCGGGTCCCGGGAGTCACGACGGGCTGCACCGAGAGCCCAGCACCCCACACCGCTACCGCGAGGGCCGCACTGAATTCAGACGGGACAAGTCTCCCGCCAGGCTGCTGGACCGGGAGAAGTCCCCCGGCAGGGTCCTGGACAGTCGCCGGGAGCGCTCGCCGGGGAGGTTCGCCGACAGCAGCCGCCTGCACGCGGGCTCCGTGCGCACGCAACTCGCACCAGTCAACAAG GTCTGGGATCAGTCGTCAGTGTGA
- the LOC128762951 gene encoding citron Rho-interacting kinase isoform X6, producing MSQVEQEISLVQRKMSDLESVLQQKDIELKASETQRTILEQDLATYITECSSLKRSLEQARMEVTQEDDKALQLLHDIREQSNKLQEIKEQEYHAQLEEMRVSIRQLEEDLSAARRRSDLYEAELKESRQNSEELKRKATDYQHRMQKAREQGKAEGEEQIGKLEKTNSEQLMKIQDLQEKLSKALKASAEATDHLQSMRVAKDRMERDLERLQNKEDSSDSLRRRLRETEDGRKTLENQVKRLEIVERRETKLKDELQSKGQQIQQMADKILELEENLRETQATAQRLETHLKQKEKLYEDKIKVLETQMKADMADKEMLESSQSKYEEEVRDKCSIISEQKATINAMDSKMNSLEQRISELSEANKLAANSSIYTQKNMKAQEEMITELRQQKFYLESQAGKLEAQNAKLEEHLEKMSQQEQSNKSRVMELETRLREIGLEHEEQKLEIKRQVTELTLSLQERESQISNLQAARHALESQLQHAKTELEETTAEAEEEITVLRAHRDEIQRKFDALRDSCAVITDLEEQLTTLTQENAELNRQNFYLSKQLDEASDEREDRMQLSQDVDRLRHEVADREMHLNNQKQNLETLKTTCTMLEEQVLELETLNDELLEKERQWDAWRSTLEDEKNQAERRTREIQRMLDTEKQNRLRSEQRSSESRQAVEQAVKEHKTEIMALQQALKDQKLKAESLADTLNDLEKKHSMLEMNARSLQQKLESERDLKQRLLEEQEKLQQQMDAQKAHIFRLTQGLQDALDQTDLLKTERTDLEYQLENIQAVYSHEKVKMEGTITQQTKLIDFLQAQAHGGSKKKKGLFGRRREDLLAAMAAQAQGQSQGPVPPAPPLQSVPLQYSDMKAALDKERTRCTELEDALQKMRAELRSLREEALQYKDHGSSPNPASARQQMIMSAMVKSPEHQQAPTSLAPSNSGRRKEVATPEERRRVTFEKYSRRLKDSQRDRERERERVLLNTAHRFTVGLNMRAAKCTVCLDTVHFGRQAATCLECHALCHPKCSPCLPSTCGMSSDCSLHLSEGLCRDKGSQQLKEAGGHMHLEGWMKLPRNGKRGQGWERKYVVLDGTKVSIYEIEPREDGTKPVEEFDLCLSDGEVDVHGAVGATELPNTAKSDVPYVLKLETRCHAPCWPGQSIYFMAPSFPDKQRWVAVMETVVAGGRASREKAEADAAAVSKRLMLLSPMVQKLLGNSLLKLEGDDRLDINCTLPLTDQIVLVGSEEGLYALNVIKNSLTHIPGLGSVFQIHIIKEQEKLLLIVGDERALCLLEIKRVKQSLAQAHLPSQAELAPYIFETVKGCHLFAAGRIDNGPCICAAMPNKITILRYNDNLNKYCIRKEIETLEPCSCIHLTSYSIIIGTNKFYEIEMKQFVLEEFLDKNDVSLASAVFAASSHSFPIAIMQVSSSLQKDEFLLCFHEFGVFVDTYGRRSRTEDLKWSRLPLSFAFREPYLFVTYFNSLDVIEVQGHAALGVAVLAHLDIPNPRYLGPAISSGAIYLASSYQNKLRVICCKGSLVRESGELQRTGSSRGSPSKQRGPPTYTEHISKRLTSGPGSHDGLHREPSTPHRYREGRTEFRRDKSPARLLDREKSPGRVLDSRRERSPGRFADSSRLHAGSVRTQLAPVNKVWDQSSV from the exons GAGTATCATGCCCAGCTGGAGGAGATGCGAGTCTCAATCAGACAGTTGGAGGAAGACCTGTCGGCAGCCCGTCGCCGTAGCGACCTGTATGAAGCGGAACTGAAGGAATCTCGCCAGAACAGCGAGGAGCTGAAGAGAAAGGCAACAGACTACCAACACAGGATGCAGAAG GCAAGAGAGCAAGGCAAAGCTGAGGGAGAGGAGCAAATCGGCAAATTAGAGAAG ACCAACAGTGAGCAGCTGATGAAGATCCAGGATCTTCAGGAGAAGCTTTCAAAG GCCTTGAAGGCCAGCGCTGAAGCTACAGACCATCTTCAGAGCATGAGAGTGGCCAAAGATCGCATGGAGCGTGACCTGGAGAGACTCCAGAACAAAGAAGACTCTAGTGACAGTCTGAGGCGTCGCCTCCGTGAGACTGAG GACGGCAGGAAGACGCTGGAGAACCAGGTGAAACGACTGGAGATTGTTGAGCGTCGCGAGACGAAACTGAAAGACGAGCTCCAGAGCAAGGGCCAGCAAATACAGCAGATGGCAGATAAGATTCTG GAGCTTGAAGAAAATCTGCGTGAAACACAAGCCACAGCCCAGCGGCTGGAGACTCACTTGAAGCAGAAGGAGAAACTCTATGAAGACAAAATAAAG GTTCTTGAGACTCAGATGAAGGCAGACATGGCTGATAAGGAAATGCTAGAGTCCAGTCAGAGCAAATATGAGGAGGAGGTGCGGGACAAGTGCAGCATCATCAGTGAACAGAAGGCG ACAATAAATGCCATGGACTCCAAGATGAATAGTCTGGAGCAGAGAATATCAGAGCTGTCTGAGGCCAACAAGCTGGCTGCCAACAGCAGCATCTACACCCAAAAAAACAT GAAAGCCCAGGAAGAGATGATCACAGAGCTCCGCCAGCAGAAGTTCTACTTAGAGTCTCAGGCCGGGAAGTTGGAGGCCCAAAATGCAAAGCTGGAGGAGCACTTAGAGAAGATGAGTCAGCAGGAGCAAAGCAACAAGAGCCGCGTGATGGAGTTGGAAACCAGGCTGAGAGAG ATCGGACTGGAGCACGAAGAGCAGAAGCTGGAGATCAAGCGACAGGTGACTGAGTTGACCCTGTCACTGCAGGAGCGCGAGTCCCAAATCAGTAACCTGCAGGCAGCCCGCCACGCTTTGGAGAGCCAGCTGCAGCACGCCAAGACCGAGCTAGAGGAAACCACTGCAGAGGCCGAGGAGGAGATCACTGTgctaaga GCGCACAGAGATGAGATCCAGCGCAAGTTTGATGCCTTGAGAGACAGCTGTGCG GTGATCAcagacctggaggagcagctgaccaCACTGACCCAGGAAAACGCTGAGCTGAACCGCCAGAACTTCTACCTGTCCAAGCAGCTTGATGAAGCTTCTGACGAAAGAGAAGACCGGATGCAGCTCAGCCAGGATGTGGACCGTCTGCGCCATGAGGTGGCCGACCGTGAGATGCATCTGAACAACCAGAAACAG aaCCTTGAGACCCTGAAGACCACATGCACAATGTTAGAGGAGCAAGTACTCGAGCTGGAGACGCTGAATGATGAGCTGCTAGAAAAGGAGAGACAGTGGGACGCGTGGAGGTCGACACTGGAAGATGAGAAGAACCAGGCTGAGAGGAGAACTCGGGAGATCCAGAGAATGTTGGACACTGAGAAGCAGAACAG ACTTCGTTCAGAGCAGCGCAGTTCAGAGTCTCGGCAGGCGGTGGAGCAGGCCGTGAAGGAGCACAAGACCGAGATCATGGCCCTGCAGCAGGCCCTCAAAGACCAGAAGCTCAAAGCTGAGAGCCTTGCAGATACA CTCAACgatcttgaaaagaaacactCCATGCTGGAGATGAACGCCCGGAGTTTGCAGCAGAAGCTTGAAAGTGAAAGAGATCTCAAACAGCGGTTGCTGGAGGAG CAAGAGAAGCTCCAGCAGCAGATGGACGCTCAGAAGGCCCACATCTTCCGCCTCACTCAGGGGCTGCAGGAcgctctggaccagactgaccTGCTAAAAACAGAACGAACTGATTTGGAGTATCAGCTAGAGAACATCCAG GCCGTATACTCCCATGAGAAGGTGAAAATGGAAGGAACCATCACTCAGCAGACCAAACTCATTGACTTCCTGCAGGCCCAGGCCCACGGCGgctccaagaagaagaag GGTCTTTTTGGGCGGCGGCGTGAGGACCTGCTGGCTGCCATGGCTGCCCAGGCCCAGGGTCAGAGTCAGGGCCCTGTTCCACCAGCACCCCCTCTTCAGTCAGTACCCCTGCAGTACAGTGACATGAAGGCAGCGCTGGACAAAGAGCGAACACGATGCACTGAGCTCGAGGATGCTCTGCAGAAAATGAGAGCAGAGTTGAGATCTCTGCGAGAAGAAG CCCTGCAGTATAAGGATCATGGGAGCTCTCCTAACCCGGCATCAGCACGGCAGCAGATGATCATGTCTGCCATGGTGAAGTCGCCGGAACATCAGCAAGCCCCGACCAGCTTGGCGCCTTCCAACTCGGGTCGCAGGAAGGAGGTCGCAACACCAGAAG AGCGAAGGAGGGTCACATTTGAAA AGTACAGCCGCCGTTTGAAAGACAGTCAGCGCGACCGGGAGAGGGAGCGGGAGAGGGTTCTCCTCAACACCGCTCACCGCTTCACAGTGGGGCTCAACATGCGAGCTGCCAAGTGCACTGTGTGTTTGGACACCGTCCACTTTGGTCGGCAAGCTGCCACCTGCCTCG AGTGTCACGCTTTATGCCACCCGAAATGCTCGCCGTGCCTTCCATCGACTTGTGGCATGTCGAGCGACTGCTCCTTGCATCTGTCGGAGGGTTTGTGCCGGGACAAAGGGAGCCAGCAGCTGAAGGAAGCTGGGGGTCACATGCACCTGGAGGGCTGGATGAAGCTGCCCAG AAATGGGAAGCGTGGCCAGGGCTGGGAGAGGAAATATGTGGTTTTAGATGGCACAAAGGTTTCCATCTACGAGATCGAGCCACGAGAAG ATGGGACGAAGCCAGTGGAGGAGTTCGACTTGTGCTTGTCGGATGGAGAAGTGGACGTTCACGGAGCAGTGGGTGCTACTGAGCTACCAAACACAGCCAAGTCAG ATGTGCCATACGTCCTGAAGCTTGAGACGCGCTgccacgccccctgctggcctggACAGTCCATTTACTTCATGGCTCCCAGTTTCCCAGACAAGCAGCGCTGGGTGGCTGTGATGGAGACGGTGGTCGCCGGTGGGCGAGCTTCTCGAGAGAAGGCAGAGGCCGACGCT GCTGCTGTTTCCAAAAGACTAATGCTTCTGTCTCCTATGGTGCAG AAGCTCCTGGGAAACTCCCTGCTGAAGCTGGAGGGCGACGACCGACTGGACATCAACTGCACTCTGCCCCTGACTGACCAG ATCGTCCTGGTGGGCTCCGAGGAGGGTCTGTACGCGCTGAACGTCATCAAGAACTCCTTGACTCACATCCCCGGCCTGGGCTCGGTCTTCCAGATCCACATCATCAAAGAGCAGGAGAAACTTCTGCTGATTGTTG GGGACGAGAGGGCCTTGTGTCTGCTGGAGATAAAGCGAGTGAAGCAGTCTCTGGCTCAGGCCCACCTGCCCAGCCAGGCGGAGCTGGCCCCCTACATCTTTGAGACAGTAAAAGGCTGCCATCTGTTCGCGGCGGGCCGA ATAGACAACGGACCTTGCATCTGCGCTGCCATGCCCAACAAGATCACCATCCTGCGCTACAACGACAACCTCAACAAGTACTGCATTCGTAAG GAAATAGAAACTCTGGAGCCCTGCAGCTGCATCCACCTCACCAGCTACAGCATCATCATCGGCACCAACAAGTTCTACGAGATTGAGATGAAGCAGTTTGTGCTGGAAG AGTTCCTGGACAAGAACGACGTGTCTCTGGCCTCCGCGGTCTTCGCCGCCTCCTCCCACAGCTTCCCCATCGCCATCatgcaggtgtccagcagccTGCAGAAGGACGAGTTCCTGCTCTGCTTCCACG AGTTTGGAGTGTTCGTGGACACGTACGGACGCAGGAGTCGCACCGAGGACCTGAAGTGGAGCCGCCTGCCTTTGTCTTTTG CCTTCAGGGAACCGTACCTGTTTGTGACCTACTTCAACTCCCTGGACGTCATCGAGGTTCAGGGCCACGCCGCTCTGGG AGTGGCGGTTCTGGCCCACCTGGACATCCCCAACCCCCGATACCTGGGCCCGGCCATCTCCTCCGGCGCCATCTACCTGGCCTCATCCTACCAGAACAAACTGAGGGTGATTTGCTGCAAGGGCAGTCTGGTCCGAGAGTCCGGCGAGCTGCAGAGGACCGGCTCCAGCCGCGG GAGTCCCAGTAAGCAGAGGGGGCCACCGACCTACACCGAGCACATCTCCAAGCGACTCACCTCGGGTCCCGGGAGTCACGACGGGCTGCACCGAGAGCCCAGCACCCCACACCGCTACCGCGAGGGCCGCACTGAATTCAGACGGGACAAGTCTCCCGCCAGGCTGCTGGACCGGGAGAAGTCCCCCGGCAGGGTCCTGGACAGTCGCCGGGAGCGCTCGCCGGGGAGGTTCGCCGACAGCAGCCGCCTGCACGCGGGCTCCGTGCGCACGCAACTCGCACCAGTCAACAAG GTCTGGGATCAGTCGTCAGTGTGA